A single genomic interval of Polaribacter vadi harbors:
- a CDS encoding 1-aminocyclopropane-1-carboxylate deaminase/D-cysteine desulfhydrase, which translates to MVKIDNTLFNDSIASENQQIHLPILEEKKIELFIKREDLIHPFVSGNKFRKLKYNLKEAKKLKKNSLLTFGGAYSNHIVATAIAGNMSGFKTFGVIRGEELGNNLEKTLEENSTLREAHNHGMKFQFVSREEYRQKTSFGLIEKLKNKWGDFYLIPEGGTNLLAVKGCEEILSKEDKEFNFICAALGTGGTVSGLINSISKKQKVLGFPALKGNFLSEEIKKYTVNRKNWSLQKKYHFGGYAKYNEELIRFINDFKEKTDVLLDPIYTGKMVFGVLDLIKKDFFAEGSKILVIHTGGVQGIEGINRKLMAKNEELIKVS; encoded by the coding sequence TTGGTAAAGATAGATAACACACTTTTTAACGATTCAATTGCGAGTGAGAATCAACAAATTCATCTTCCTATTTTGGAAGAAAAAAAGATTGAACTTTTCATTAAGAGAGAAGATTTAATTCATCCTTTTGTTTCAGGAAATAAATTCAGAAAGTTAAAATACAATCTTAAAGAAGCTAAAAAATTAAAAAAGAATTCCTTATTAACTTTTGGAGGTGCCTATTCTAATCATATTGTAGCTACTGCAATTGCAGGCAATATGTCTGGTTTTAAAACTTTTGGTGTTATTAGAGGAGAAGAATTAGGGAATAACCTCGAAAAAACATTAGAAGAAAATTCTACTTTAAGAGAAGCACATAACCATGGAATGAAATTTCAATTTGTATCTAGAGAAGAATATCGACAAAAAACTTCTTTCGGTTTAATAGAGAAATTAAAAAATAAATGGGGCGATTTTTATTTAATTCCTGAAGGAGGAACTAATCTTTTAGCTGTAAAAGGTTGTGAGGAAATTTTATCGAAAGAAGATAAGGAGTTTAACTTTATTTGTGCTGCTTTAGGAACTGGAGGTACAGTTTCTGGATTGATAAATTCTATTAGTAAAAAGCAAAAAGTACTTGGTTTTCCAGCATTAAAAGGAAATTTTTTATCCGAAGAAATTAAAAAATATACGGTTAATAGAAAAAATTGGAGTTTGCAGAAAAAATATCACTTTGGTGGTTATGCAAAATATAATGAAGAATTAATTCGTTTTATAAATGATTTTAAAGAAAAAACCGATGTTTTACTAGATCCTATTTATACTGGAAAAATGGTTTTTGGTGTGTTGGATTTAATTAAAAAAGACTTTTTTGCAGAAGGCTCTAAAATTTTAGTAATTCACACAGGAGGTGTTCAGGGAATTGAAGGCATCAACAGAAAGTTAATGGCAAAGAATGAAGAATTAATTAAGGTATCATGA
- a CDS encoding bile acid:sodium symporter family protein: MAVTELISKVFLPISLAIIMLGMGMTLIPDDFKRIFKFPKAIFIGLTNQLILLPIVGFLLAIIFNLDTIMAVGLMILASCPGGPTSNLITQVCKGNIALSVTLTAFASFISILLIPFILSYALNYFGTNTAVTIQLPILDTILQIMVITVIPITIGMLIRNYKTNFAKRMEKPMRTASTVIFILVFIAVLVANKNMLIDGIKEVGLVTLLLNLITIALGYFTAKIFKIDLKSSISIMIESGIQNGTLAFVIAASILNNVEMGIPIGVYAIWMFITGGFLMWYFGRKTEI; the protein is encoded by the coding sequence ATGGCTGTAACCGAACTTATAAGCAAAGTATTTTTACCCATATCTTTAGCAATAATTATGTTAGGAATGGGCATGACTTTAATTCCTGATGATTTTAAACGGATTTTTAAATTCCCAAAAGCCATTTTTATAGGATTGACAAATCAATTAATTCTATTACCAATTGTTGGTTTTTTATTGGCAATTATTTTCAATTTAGATACAATAATGGCAGTTGGTTTGATGATTTTAGCTTCTTGTCCTGGAGGACCAACAAGCAATTTAATAACACAAGTTTGTAAAGGAAACATTGCCTTATCTGTGACTTTAACTGCCTTTGCTAGCTTTATAAGTATCTTGCTAATTCCTTTTATATTGAGTTACGCTTTAAATTATTTTGGCACAAATACAGCTGTAACCATACAATTGCCAATTCTAGACACCATTTTACAAATTATGGTAATTACTGTAATTCCTATTACAATTGGAATGCTTATTCGTAATTATAAAACCAACTTTGCCAAAAGAATGGAAAAACCAATGAGAACAGCTTCTACTGTAATTTTTATCTTGGTTTTTATAGCAGTTTTAGTTGCTAATAAAAATATGTTGATTGATGGAATAAAAGAAGTAGGTTTGGTTACCTTATTGCTAAATTTAATTACAATAGCACTAGGTTATTTTACTGCAAAAATTTTTAAGATCGATTTAAAAAGTAGCATTTCTATAATGATTGAAAGTGGCATTCAAAACGGAACGTTAGCTTTTGTAATTGCAGCCTCTATTTTAAATAATGTAGAAATGGGCATTCCAATTGGTGTATATGCTATTTGGATGTTTATTACTGGCGGATTTTTGATGTGGTATTTTGGGAGGAAAACAGAAATTTAA
- a CDS encoding ABC-F family ATP-binding cassette domain-containing protein: protein MLNVHNLTVSFMGTDLFSGITFKLNKGDRIGLIGKNGAGKSTLLKVLSKDIETSGGTMAFDKDVRMGFLRQDIDFVEGRTILEEAYQAFVEIKEIELQLEEINTQLTTRTDYESDSYTELIQDLTDKQERYELLGGYNYQGDTEKILQGLGFQREDFDKLTDTFSGGWRMRIELAKLLLQNNDILLLDEPTNHLDIESIIWLENFLKNYSGAIVLVSHDKMFLDNVTNRTIEISLGQIYDYKKPYSQFLLLRGEIKEKQLQAQKNQEKEIKQKQDLINKFKAKASKASMAQSLMKQLDKVELIEVDQDDNQAMNVRFAISKEPGKIIVEAENLSKSYGDKHVLEGVDLLIERNSKIAFVGQNGQGKSTLAKMMVGEIPFEGYLKLGHNVEVGYFAQNQSEHLPPERTVLEIMEDAATDGNRMRVRDMLGSFLFGGDAVDKKAKVLSGGERNRLALCKLLLQPFNVLIMDEPTNHLDIASKTVLKEALSNFNGTLIVVSHDREFLQGLTSSVYGFKDKEIKEYLGDIDYFLEEHKMENLREAEKRTVVKVDRDTSKSEAKQLSRDQEKELKKLNNRLSNIETEIADLEKEIEKIDLELAKNYDEVSARPNFFQKYKAKKAKVDSLMEEWEKIESKVGQFS, encoded by the coding sequence ATGTTAAACGTACATAACTTAACAGTTTCCTTTATGGGAACAGATTTATTTTCTGGCATCACTTTTAAATTAAATAAAGGCGATAGAATAGGATTGATTGGGAAAAATGGAGCAGGAAAATCTACGCTTTTAAAAGTATTATCAAAAGATATTGAAACCAGTGGAGGCACTATGGCTTTTGATAAAGATGTTCGAATGGGGTTTTTGAGACAAGATATAGATTTTGTGGAAGGAAGAACTATTTTAGAAGAAGCTTATCAAGCTTTTGTTGAAATTAAAGAAATTGAACTTCAACTAGAAGAAATTAATACGCAATTAACTACAAGAACCGATTACGAAAGCGATTCTTATACAGAATTAATTCAAGATTTAACAGATAAGCAAGAACGTTATGAGCTTTTAGGAGGTTATAATTATCAAGGTGATACAGAAAAGATTTTACAAGGTTTAGGTTTTCAAAGAGAAGATTTTGATAAGCTAACAGATACTTTTTCTGGAGGTTGGAGAATGCGTATTGAATTGGCAAAACTACTTTTACAGAATAACGATATTTTACTGTTAGATGAGCCAACAAACCACTTAGATATTGAATCTATTATTTGGTTAGAGAACTTTTTAAAGAATTATTCTGGAGCAATTGTTTTGGTTTCTCACGATAAAATGTTTTTAGATAACGTAACCAATAGAACTATCGAAATTTCTTTAGGGCAGATTTACGATTATAAAAAACCATATTCTCAATTCTTACTTTTAAGAGGAGAAATCAAAGAAAAGCAGTTACAAGCTCAGAAAAACCAAGAGAAAGAAATAAAGCAGAAGCAAGACTTAATTAATAAGTTTAAAGCCAAAGCAAGTAAAGCATCTATGGCACAATCTTTAATGAAACAACTTGATAAAGTTGAGTTGATTGAAGTAGATCAAGATGATAACCAAGCCATGAATGTGCGTTTTGCAATTTCTAAAGAGCCAGGTAAAATTATTGTGGAAGCAGAAAATCTTTCTAAAAGTTATGGTGATAAACACGTTTTAGAAGGTGTAGATTTATTAATTGAAAGAAACAGCAAAATTGCTTTTGTTGGGCAAAATGGACAAGGAAAATCGACTTTAGCAAAAATGATGGTTGGCGAAATTCCTTTTGAAGGGTATTTAAAACTTGGGCACAATGTAGAAGTTGGGTACTTTGCACAGAATCAATCAGAACATTTACCACCAGAAAGAACGGTGTTAGAAATTATGGAAGATGCTGCAACAGATGGAAACAGAATGCGTGTTAGAGACATGTTGGGTTCTTTCCTTTTTGGTGGAGATGCTGTAGATAAAAAAGCTAAAGTACTTTCTGGAGGAGAAAGAAACAGATTAGCTTTGTGTAAATTATTGTTACAGCCATTCAACGTTTTAATTATGGATGAGCCAACAAACCACTTAGATATTGCTTCAAAAACAGTTTTAAAAGAAGCCTTAAGTAATTTTAATGGAACTTTAATTGTAGTTTCTCACGATAGAGAATTCTTACAAGGGTTAACGTCTTCTGTGTATGGTTTTAAAGACAAAGAAATTAAAGAATATTTAGGTGATATCGATTATTTCTTGGAAGAACACAAAATGGAAAATTTACGTGAAGCAGAAAAAAGAACTGTTGTAAAAGTAGATAGAGATACTTCTAAAAGTGAAGCTAAACAGCTTTCAAGAGATCAAGAAAAAGAACTTAAAAAGCTAAACAATAGGCTTTCTAATATAGAAACTGAAATTGCTGATTTAGAAAAAGAAATCGAAAAAATAGATTTAGAACTAGCAAAAAACTACGATGAAGTTTCTGCAAGGCCTAATTTCTTTCAAAAATACAAAGCGAAAAAAGCAAAAGTAGATTCGTTAATGGAAGAATGGGAAAAAATAGAAAGTAAAGTTGGGCAGTTTTCTTAA
- a CDS encoding glucosaminidase domain-containing protein produces MKLKGIVFLCSMLFLASCGAKKTVVNKENPGVVIVEPEPVDLPSVNEKEITKKLVKKNPNLNTLTIDYIRKYAPIAVKEMHEYKIPASITLAQGILESGKGRSELALKSNNHFGIKCHTGWTGDSVYHDDDEKGECFRKYVYPETSYNDHSLFLTQRRRYAFLFGYKITDYKRWANGLKKAGYATDPKYPAKLIKIIKDYKLYEFDKISKRAYSKEILALNDGESFEKPTVIQKTEPKFYEVEKGDTLYSIGRKFGVSVPVLKKLNNLKDYTISIGQKLLLH; encoded by the coding sequence ATGAAGTTAAAAGGAATCGTTTTTTTATGTTCAATGTTATTTTTAGCCAGTTGTGGAGCTAAAAAAACGGTTGTAAACAAGGAAAACCCAGGAGTTGTAATTGTAGAGCCAGAACCTGTTGATTTACCTTCTGTAAATGAAAAGGAAATTACTAAGAAATTGGTAAAAAAGAATCCTAATTTAAATACTCTTACAATTGATTATATCAGAAAATATGCACCAATTGCTGTCAAAGAAATGCACGAATATAAAATTCCTGCAAGCATTACTTTAGCACAAGGAATTTTAGAATCTGGCAAAGGTAGAAGCGAATTGGCGTTAAAATCTAACAATCATTTTGGGATAAAATGTCACACAGGTTGGACAGGTGACAGCGTTTATCATGATGATGATGAAAAAGGAGAATGTTTTAGAAAATACGTATATCCAGAAACTTCTTATAACGATCATTCGTTGTTTTTAACGCAAAGAAGACGTTATGCTTTTTTGTTCGGTTATAAAATTACAGATTATAAAAGATGGGCAAATGGTTTAAAAAAAGCGGGTTATGCAACCGATCCAAAATATCCTGCTAAATTGATTAAAATTATTAAAGATTATAAATTATACGAGTTTGATAAGATTTCAAAAAGAGCCTATTCTAAAGAAATTTTAGCATTAAATGATGGTGAATCTTTCGAAAAACCAACCGTTATTCAAAAAACCGAACCAAAATTCTACGAAGTCGAAAAAGGAGATACTTTATATTCGATAGGTAGAAAATTTGGTGTTTCTGTACCTGTTCTAAAAAAACTAAATAATTTAAAAGACTACACAATTTCTATCGGTCAAAAGTTATTGCTGCATTAA
- a CDS encoding SIMPL domain-containing protein (The SIMPL domain is named for its presence in mouse protein SIMPL (signalling molecule that associates with mouse pelle-like kinase). Bacterial member BP26, from Brucella, was shown to assemble into a channel-like structure, while YggE from E. coli has been associated with resistance to oxidative stress.), with translation MKNFKLIFFLLFTSAFLAQSTGQKPYIEVTGTAEIEIVPDEIYLDITLKERTEKGKKITLDVLENQLKTVLKKIGIPEKNLSISDVNAVLAKTGWWSEEIFSVANYSLQVNGADNLKQLFENFKKLEISDVNIAKATHSNLINIKKKNRIKAIKAAKEKADYLLNAIGEQTGKPIIINELANNNNNNNNNQTFVNANYLNNNANYSMIKVRGNGFKDETVEFKTIKITSSIYVKFEIK, from the coding sequence ATGAAAAATTTTAAACTCATTTTCTTTTTACTTTTTACATCAGCATTTTTAGCGCAATCAACAGGTCAAAAACCGTATATAGAGGTTACAGGAACTGCAGAAATTGAAATTGTACCCGATGAAATTTATTTGGACATCACCCTAAAAGAACGCACAGAAAAAGGAAAAAAAATTACGCTTGATGTTTTAGAAAATCAGCTAAAAACAGTTTTAAAAAAGATTGGAATTCCAGAGAAAAACCTTTCTATTTCTGATGTAAATGCAGTGTTAGCAAAAACAGGTTGGTGGTCTGAAGAAATCTTTTCGGTAGCAAATTACAGCTTACAGGTTAATGGAGCAGACAACCTAAAACAACTTTTTGAAAACTTTAAAAAATTAGAAATTTCTGACGTTAATATTGCAAAAGCTACACATTCTAATCTTATCAACATTAAAAAGAAAAACAGAATTAAAGCGATTAAAGCTGCTAAAGAGAAAGCAGATTATTTGCTAAATGCTATTGGCGAACAAACAGGAAAACCAATCATCATTAACGAATTGGCAAATAATAATAATAATAATAATAATAATCAAACTTTTGTAAACGCCAATTATTTAAATAATAACGCAAATTACTCTATGATAAAAGTAAGAGGAAATGGTTTTAAAGATGAAACTGTAGAATTTAAAACGATAAAAATAACGTCATCAATTTATGTGAAATTTGAAATTAAATAA
- a CDS encoding restriction endonuclease, translating into MKPNMTEWKKYEKELFTKYSEEFPDHEIKINDKIIGQFSKVKRQIDISIRKNVTNYSVLGIIECKYYNRKVDVKIVDCFIGFLDDIKANFGIIITNKGFTQAAKNRAEVKSIKLHIHKFENIENLIKDVDYYFNQRIKNLELNEQDFYQRVKEYSNYIDFEKVDFEKKVIVFKNGFTNTEYYAWKKLMQETSRVFRDFPEIERIEIITPAKRKFFEKNKYIIEDRVYKSNIELNEFEIFMKVNFSELKNDVKIWRKFLNRTNLNNKNFIQSFAKKYVTSEILINN; encoded by the coding sequence ATGAAACCCAATATGACTGAATGGAAAAAGTATGAAAAAGAATTATTTACTAAATATTCTGAGGAATTTCCAGATCACGAAATAAAAATTAATGATAAGATAATTGGTCAATTCAGTAAAGTCAAAAGACAAATAGATATTTCTATTAGAAAAAATGTCACTAATTATTCTGTTTTAGGAATAATTGAATGTAAATATTATAATAGAAAAGTTGATGTAAAAATTGTAGATTGTTTTATTGGCTTTTTAGATGACATTAAAGCAAATTTCGGAATTATAATAACTAATAAAGGATTCACGCAAGCAGCAAAAAACAGAGCTGAAGTTAAAAGTATTAAACTACACATTCACAAATTTGAAAATATAGAAAACCTTATAAAAGATGTTGATTATTACTTCAATCAAAGGATTAAAAACTTGGAATTAAATGAACAAGATTTTTATCAAAGAGTTAAGGAATATTCAAATTATATTGATTTTGAAAAAGTAGATTTCGAGAAAAAAGTAATTGTATTCAAAAATGGATTTACGAATACAGAATATTATGCTTGGAAAAAATTAATGCAAGAAACTTCAAGGGTGTTTAGGGATTTTCCTGAAATTGAAAGAATTGAAATAATAACTCCTGCAAAAAGAAAATTTTTCGAGAAAAACAAATATATAATTGAGGATAGAGTTTACAAGAGCAATATAGAATTAAATGAGTTCGAAATATTTATGAAAGTAAATTTTTCGGAACTAAAAAATGACGTTAAGATTTGGAGAAAATTTTTAAACCGAACGAATTTAAATAATAAAAACTTCATTCAGAGTTTCGCTAAAAAATATGTAACATCTGAAATATTGATAAATAACTAA